The nucleotide window AGTCGATGCCGTTCATCAGCTCCATGTTGCTCTCCAGAGGCAGTGCCTGCTCGCGAATAATCTCGTCCTGGCCCTCGGGTACGCCATTGAGGTAGCGCCGGATCGTGTACGCGTCCTCGTTCGACTGCTCGAGGTCCAGCCCGGGCGTCTtggtgccgtcgagctggatGACACGGTGTCCAAGTCCGGGCGCGCGAGGATCTTGGAGCACCATTGAAGACTCGCTCGCCTGGGGACTGAAGCTCGCGGTGTCGTCCCACGCGTGCCAGacgctcgcctcgtcgggcgtgATATTCCGGACGGCGACTTTGGCCCGCAGCTTGTACCGCTTGATGTACTTGGCTAGCCGCCCCATCTGGCTCGCGTCCGCCTCTATCAGGAAACCATTATCCTCGACGGGGAGGCCCGAACCGCTGCTGAACGGATATATGAAGACGTCGTGCACCACTCGGCCGGTCGCATTGAGAAACCCCGTGTAGAAGCCATCCGTCCGCGGCAGGCCATCAGGCTGCGCAACATTGGCCGTGATGATGCCCTGTAAAAATTTAGGCGCGTCAGGCCCTgacacggccagcagctgcctCGATGGCAAGGCTGCGAAGCCTGACGACGGAGGTttgggcggtggcgaggcgggTGAGCGGGCGTTGGCAAAGGTGCGATGTTGCTGTCGTTGCTGCCGGCGACAGCTCGGGCagacggcgcggctgctggcccgGGCGCCGAACGCGcgct belongs to Purpureocillium takamizusanense chromosome 1, complete sequence and includes:
- the CAF17 gene encoding ccr4 associated factor (COG:K~EggNog:ENOG503NVKT~BUSCO:EOG092620V3), with the translated sequence MSAVAKRAFGARASSRAVCPSCRRQQRQQHRTFANARSPASPPPKPPSSGFAALPSRQLLAVSGPDAPKFLQGIITANVAQPDGLPRTDGFYTGFLNATGRVVHDVFIYPFSSGSGLPVEDNGFLIEADASQMGRLAKYIKRYKLRAKVAVRNITPDEASVWHAWDDTASFSPQASESSMVLQDPRAPGLGHRVIQLDGTKTPGLDLEQSNEDAYTIRRYLNGVPEGQDEIIREQALPLESNMELMNGIDFHKGCYVGQELTIRTKHRGVVRKRILPCMVYSRDKAAPQSLLYEPGEPEGSPSSDPPVERLTADMIPGETSIGRFGKRGRSAGKWLAGIGNVGLGLCRLEIMTDVVLPGEQAAATFTPDNEFVLEWGEEESKSSLKVKAFVPGWLRRGLDGSQQ